From a single Planctomycetia bacterium genomic region:
- a CDS encoding serine protease, with amino-acid sequence MRCSWIVLPLAVAIVAAAAGRPATASEARRSAIVRAIESQRDAVVNIHGQKLVGGAGEENGELKRVNGMGTGVIIDARGYVVTNFHVVEGVRRIEVTLSSGKTMAATLVSHDPRTDLAVIKLAADGPLPVVTIGTSSDLMIGEDVLALGNAYGYEHTVTRGIISALHRSVEVSRTQRYDDLIQTDASINPGNSGGPLLNADGQVIGINVAVRAGAQGIGFAIPIDDVLEVVTKLMSVERVDRTWHGIVARPDGRRGAVVEVVHRESPAATVGMKAGDLITRVADTPVVRQLDIERALLGRKAGESVSVTVLRAGAEERIELPLAAMKRDAGSVEDRCWREFGLRLQPLAVGKVQKMQSRYRGGMLVTEIRPGGPATEQGIREGDILVGLHVWETITADNVGYILDKAEEEHLNPIKFYVLRGRETLFGHIVSDTVRR; translated from the coding sequence ATGCGGTGCTCGTGGATCGTTCTGCCGTTGGCCGTCGCGATCGTCGCGGCCGCGGCCGGTCGCCCCGCCACCGCGTCCGAGGCCCGGCGATCGGCGATCGTCCGTGCCATCGAGTCGCAGCGTGACGCCGTCGTCAACATCCACGGCCAGAAGCTCGTGGGCGGGGCGGGAGAGGAGAACGGCGAGCTGAAGCGTGTCAACGGCATGGGGACGGGCGTCATCATCGATGCCCGCGGCTACGTCGTCACCAACTTCCACGTCGTCGAGGGTGTGCGCCGGATCGAGGTCACCCTGTCTTCCGGAAAGACGATGGCGGCGACGCTCGTGTCGCACGATCCCCGGACCGACCTCGCCGTCATCAAGCTCGCCGCCGACGGGCCGCTGCCGGTGGTCACGATCGGCACGTCGTCCGACCTGATGATCGGCGAGGACGTGCTCGCCCTCGGCAACGCCTACGGCTACGAGCACACCGTGACCCGCGGCATCATCTCGGCCCTGCACCGCAGCGTCGAGGTGAGCCGCACGCAGCGGTACGACGACCTGATCCAGACCGACGCCAGCATCAACCCGGGCAACTCCGGCGGCCCGCTGCTCAATGCCGACGGCCAGGTGATCGGCATCAACGTCGCGGTCCGGGCCGGGGCCCAGGGGATCGGCTTCGCGATCCCGATCGACGACGTCCTCGAGGTGGTGACCAAGCTCATGTCGGTGGAGCGGGTCGACCGGACGTGGCACGGGATCGTGGCCCGGCCCGACGGCCGGCGCGGGGCGGTCGTCGAGGTGGTGCACCGCGAGAGCCCGGCGGCGACGGTGGGCATGAAGGCCGGCGACCTGATCACGCGGGTCGCCGACACGCCGGTGGTGCGACAGCTCGACATCGAGCGGGCCCTGCTCGGCCGCAAAGCGGGGGAGAGCGTGTCCGTGACCGTGCTCCGGGCCGGCGCCGAGGAGCGGATCGAGCTCCCGCTGGCCGCGATGAAGCGCGACGCGGGCTCCGTCGAGGACCGCTGCTGGCGCGAGTTCGGCCTCCGCCTCCAGCCGCTGGCGGTGGGGAAGGTGCAGAAGATGCAGTCCCGGTATCGCGGCGGCATGCTCGTCACCGAGATTCGTCCCGGCGGACCGGCGACCGAGCAGGGGATCCGCGAGGGGGACATCCTCGTCGGGCTCCACGTCTGGGAGACGATCACCGCCGACAACGTGGGCTACATCCTCGACAAGGCGGAGGAGGAGCACCTCAACCCGATCAAGTTCTACGTGCTCCGCGGCCGTGAGACGCTGTTCGGCCACATCGTCTCCGACACCGTCCGCCGCTGA
- a CDS encoding CBS domain-containing protein, with amino-acid sequence METVMDILRFKGFRPPVATNPAASVLEATRLMNDERIGSLLVIHADKLVGMFTERDVLRRVVAEMRRPEETLVADVMTAEVLCCVPETPIDEVSEVMRRQRVRHLPVVDGEGLVVGIVSIGDVNAQRFSSCEVALHQVEEYIHRRA; translated from the coding sequence ATGGAAACCGTCATGGACATTTTGCGTTTCAAGGGGTTCAGGCCGCCCGTAGCCACGAACCCCGCCGCCTCGGTGCTCGAGGCGACGCGGCTCATGAACGACGAGCGGATCGGATCGCTCCTGGTGATTCACGCCGACAAGCTTGTTGGCATGTTCACCGAGCGCGACGTACTGCGGCGGGTGGTCGCCGAGATGCGGCGGCCGGAGGAGACGCTCGTCGCCGACGTGATGACCGCAGAGGTGCTGTGCTGCGTTCCGGAAACCCCCATCGACGAGGTGAGCGAAGTGATGCGTCGCCAGCGTGTGCGGCACTTGCCGGTGGTCGATGGCGAAGGGCTCGTCGTGGGGATCGTGTCGATCGGCGACGTGAACGCCCAGCGGTTCAGTTCCTGCGAGGTCGCCCTCCACCAGGTGGAGGAATACATCCACCGCCGCGCGTGA
- the thiL gene encoding thiamine-monophosphate kinase, with the protein METAFVSWLLGRIPADPRLEVPPGDDAAVLRPPAMRRTVVTVDMLSEGVDFILGPDCPAAAVGHKALAVSLSDLAAMAARPEAAFVAVTLPRHGGDAIGRGLQEGIARLAAAHGVTIAGGDTNAWDGPLVISVTAIGSVPPGRAWRRDGARPGDAIVVSGACGGSLLGRHLAVAPRCREAITIAERFTVHAAIDVSDGLALDLARMMQASGTGAVLDPATVPIHPDAVRMSSLPGDGRTPLDHALGDGEDFELLMTLPADEAARLVAAAGAAPLELPLTIIGEVVAGGGLFLRNADGTRTPLEPRGFVHAFDG; encoded by the coding sequence ATGGAAACCGCTTTCGTCTCCTGGCTGCTCGGCCGCATCCCCGCCGACCCCCGTCTCGAGGTGCCACCGGGGGACGACGCTGCGGTGCTCCGTCCGCCGGCCATGCGCCGGACCGTCGTCACCGTCGACATGCTCAGCGAAGGCGTGGACTTCATCCTCGGTCCCGACTGCCCGGCCGCGGCGGTCGGCCACAAGGCGCTGGCCGTGAGCCTCAGCGATCTGGCCGCCATGGCGGCCCGCCCCGAGGCGGCGTTCGTCGCCGTGACCCTGCCGCGGCACGGCGGCGATGCGATCGGCCGCGGGCTGCAGGAGGGGATTGCCCGGCTCGCCGCCGCCCACGGCGTGACGATCGCCGGGGGCGACACGAACGCCTGGGACGGGCCGCTGGTCATCAGCGTGACCGCCATCGGCAGCGTGCCACCCGGGAGGGCGTGGCGGCGCGACGGCGCCCGGCCCGGCGATGCGATCGTCGTCAGTGGGGCCTGCGGCGGCAGCCTGCTCGGCCGACACTTGGCCGTCGCCCCGCGCTGCCGCGAGGCAATCACGATCGCGGAGCGGTTCACGGTCCATGCCGCGATCGACGTCAGCGACGGCCTGGCGCTCGACCTCGCCCGGATGATGCAGGCCAGCGGCACTGGCGCCGTTCTCGATCCGGCGACGGTGCCGATCCATCCCGACGCGGTGCGGATGAGCAGCCTGCCCGGCGACGGCCGCACGCCGCTCGACCATGCCCTCGGCGACGGCGAGGATTTTGAGCTGCTGATGACGCTGCCGGCGGACGAGGCGGCCCGGCTCGTGGCCGCGGCCGGTGCGGCGCCGCTCGAATTGCCGCTGACGATCATCGGCGAGGTCGTCGCCGGCGGCGGCCTGTTTCTGCGGAACGCGGACGGCACCCGCACGCCGCTCGAGCCGCGCGGATTCGTTCATGCGTTCGACGGGTGA
- a CDS encoding hydrolase, producing MRLDPATSLLCVVDIQERLIAAVADGPRVVNRSVRLATAAGILGVRAMLTEQYPRGLGATPPELAGLLPAPIAKMAFSCCGSPEFAAAIPADVATVVVVGFETHVCIAQTALDLLARGLDVCVATDAVASRHAVDHETALRRLEGAGAVPVTSESLIFEWCGSAEHPRFQDLRRLVL from the coding sequence ATGCGACTCGACCCCGCCACCTCCCTGCTCTGCGTCGTGGACATCCAGGAGCGGCTCATCGCCGCGGTCGCCGACGGCCCGCGGGTCGTGAACCGGTCCGTCCGCCTCGCCACGGCGGCCGGCATCCTCGGCGTCCGCGCGATGTTGACCGAGCAGTACCCGCGCGGCCTCGGCGCGACGCCGCCGGAACTGGCCGGCCTGCTCCCCGCGCCGATCGCCAAAATGGCCTTCAGCTGCTGCGGCAGCCCGGAGTTCGCGGCGGCCATTCCCGCCGACGTGGCGACCGTGGTGGTCGTCGGCTTCGAGACCCATGTCTGCATCGCCCAGACGGCCCTCGACCTGCTCGCCCGCGGCCTCGACGTCTGCGTCGCGACCGACGCCGTCGCCTCGCGGCACGCGGTCGACCACGAGACGGCGCTGCGTCGGCTGGAAGGCGCCGGCGCGGTTCCCGTGACGAGCGAATCGCTGATCTTCGAGTGGTGCGGCAGCGCGGAGCATCCCCGGTTCCAGGACCTCCGCCGCCTCGTCCTCTGA
- the murB gene encoding UDP-N-acetylenolpyruvoylglucosamine reductase has product MTSAPKPASAAAAKPAATPFDDLGVAVAIGEPLSRHTWLGIGGPATYFCEPVDVEALARVARRCHERGIPLRVLGGGSNVLVPGAGFQGMVVRLSAPAFCGIEVRPPEMIAGAGAKLVHVVSAAVQAGLAGLETLVDVPGTVGGALVGNAGGHGGDIGERVRAVTVMLPDGSVEIREAGRLAFAARWSNLDDAIVIGCRLELDAENPEMLTKRMQKQWIVGRAQQPSGTRAVAMMFKDPLGTTAESLIVQAGARDLRVGDAAVHGPHANYVVAGPHCDADDVRTLLETVRSRVRDRLGVELAPQIEAW; this is encoded by the coding sequence ATGACCAGCGCCCCGAAACCCGCCAGCGCGGCCGCCGCGAAGCCCGCAGCGACCCCCTTCGACGATCTCGGCGTTGCGGTGGCGATCGGTGAGCCGCTGTCACGGCATACCTGGCTCGGCATCGGCGGCCCGGCGACGTACTTCTGCGAGCCGGTGGACGTCGAGGCGCTGGCCCGCGTCGCCCGGCGCTGCCACGAGCGTGGCATTCCGCTTCGCGTCCTCGGCGGCGGCTCGAACGTGCTCGTGCCCGGCGCGGGCTTCCAAGGAATGGTCGTCCGCCTTTCGGCTCCCGCCTTCTGCGGCATCGAGGTCCGGCCGCCGGAGATGATCGCGGGTGCCGGCGCCAAACTCGTCCACGTGGTGTCGGCCGCGGTGCAGGCGGGGCTGGCGGGCCTGGAGACGCTGGTGGACGTCCCCGGAACGGTCGGCGGCGCGCTGGTCGGCAACGCCGGCGGCCATGGCGGCGACATCGGCGAACGGGTGCGGGCCGTCACCGTCATGCTGCCCGACGGCAGCGTGGAGATCCGCGAGGCGGGCCGGCTTGCTTTCGCCGCCCGCTGGAGCAACCTCGACGACGCGATCGTCATCGGCTGCCGCCTGGAACTCGACGCCGAAAACCCGGAGATGCTCACCAAGCGGATGCAGAAGCAGTGGATCGTCGGCCGCGCCCAACAGCCCTCCGGCACCCGCGCCGTGGCGATGATGTTCAAGGATCCGCTCGGCACCACGGCGGAGTCGCTCATCGTCCAGGCAGGGGCCCGCGACCTGCGCGTGGGCGACGCCGCGGTCCATGGGCCGCATGCCAACTACGTCGTCGCCGGGCCGCACTGCGACGCCGACGACGTGCGCACGCTCCTGGAGACGGTGCGTTCCCGGGTCCGCGACCGGCTGGGCGTCGAGCTCGCGCCGCAGATCGAGGCCTGGTGA
- a CDS encoding dehydrogenase translates to MKIAFLGTGLMGSGFVRRLLAQGHTVHVWNRSPAAAKALEAHGAKACAASADAVAEVERVHLSLADDASVDAVLEPLADVIPASCWIIDHTTTTPSATGERARRWAGRGRVYLHAPVFMGPVNATEGTGVMLVSGDPEQCARVLPELERMTGQVFQLGPQPERAAAFKLFGNLAFLGMSALAGDILRLADATGVEPQDAAMMFQQFNPGDFFPARFAKVAEGPFKPASFTVSMARKDVRLMVEEAAEHGCPLVIMPAVAAQYDAAIARGESAMDSSAAFRHVAT, encoded by the coding sequence ATGAAGATCGCATTTCTCGGCACCGGGTTGATGGGTAGCGGCTTCGTCCGTCGGCTTCTGGCGCAGGGGCACACGGTGCACGTGTGGAACCGTTCGCCAGCGGCGGCGAAGGCGCTCGAGGCCCATGGCGCCAAGGCGTGTGCGGCGTCCGCCGACGCGGTGGCGGAAGTCGAGCGGGTGCACCTGTCGCTGGCCGACGACGCTTCGGTCGACGCGGTGCTCGAGCCGCTCGCCGACGTCATTCCCGCATCGTGCTGGATCATCGACCACACGACCACCACGCCGAGCGCGACCGGCGAGCGTGCCCGACGCTGGGCGGGAAGGGGGCGGGTGTACCTTCACGCGCCAGTGTTCATGGGGCCGGTGAATGCGACGGAGGGCACTGGCGTGATGCTCGTATCTGGAGACCCCGAGCAGTGTGCGAGGGTGCTGCCGGAACTTGAGCGGATGACCGGCCAGGTGTTCCAGCTCGGGCCGCAGCCGGAACGGGCGGCGGCATTCAAACTCTTTGGCAATCTGGCTTTTCTGGGGATGTCGGCATTGGCGGGCGACATCCTGCGGCTGGCGGACGCGACCGGCGTCGAACCGCAGGATGCAGCGATGATGTTTCAGCAGTTCAATCCGGGCGACTTCTTTCCGGCCAGGTTTGCCAAGGTGGCCGAAGGCCCATTCAAGCCGGCTTCGTTCACCGTCAGCATGGCCCGGAAGGATGTTCGGCTGATGGTGGAGGAAGCGGCGGAGCATGGTTGCCCGCTGGTCATCATGCCGGCGGTGGCGGCCCAATACGATGCGGCGATCGCCCGCGGCGAGTCAGCGATGGATTCGTCGGCCGCATTCCGGCATGTGGCGACGTAA